The Shewanella halotolerans region TCACATGCGGATGTGGTGGAATTGGTAGACACGCCATCTTGAGGGGGTGGTGAGCCTAGCTCGTGAGGGTTCAAGTCCCTCCATCCGCACCAAATTTAGATTGAGCCTAGCTTGGTCTGAATCGATAAAGTGGCAGAGGTTTCTGCCTTTATCATTGCAAATATTGTTCACAATCAATATAATTGCAGCAGTTGACGCGGGGTGGAGCAGTTTGGTAGCTCGTCGGGCTCATAACCCGAAGGTCGTCGGTTCAAATCCGGCCCCCGCAACCAGCTTCCCAGTGATGAAGCAGCGCTTCATTTCTGTTACAGGTTCTGAATGATATGACCTCGTGATTACGGGGTTTTTTGTTATCTGGACTTTTGAAATATCGTCATTTGATGATGTCGTACTGGGGCTTTATGCCCTTTTTTGTTTTTCGGGGGGTAACCTTGGCAACTTTAGAAAGTAAGCTGGAACAGATGCTTATCGCACCAGTTGAAGCATTGGGCCATAGTCTGTGGGGATTGGAATATGTACAGGCAGGCAAGCATTCAGTGCTGCGTGTATATATAGATAATGAAAACGGCATCTTTATCGATGATTGTGCCGATGTCAGTCGCCAGATCAGTGCTGTGCTCGATGTCGAGGACCCGATTTCGACCGAATATACACTAGAAGTTTCCTCACCGGGTGTCGATAGACCATTATTTACTGCAGAGCAGTATGCACGATACCTAGGTGAAACCGTAAAGGTACAACTGACTATGCCTGTCGCTGGTAGTCGTAATTTAAAAGGGACCGTCGCGGGCGTTGAGGGGCAGATGCTGACCCTTACCGTAGATGGCAACGAACTGATTATTGCCCTGGATAACATCCGCAAGGGCAACTTAATCGCTAAGTTTTGATGGATTCGAGCTGAACGAGGCAAGAGAATGAACAAAGAGATTCTGCTAGTCGCTGAGGCGGTTTCAAATGAGAAGGCCGTGCCACGCGAAAAGATTTTTGAAGCGTTGGAGATTGCGTTAGCGACGGCTACCAAGAAAAAATATGAAGGCGATATCGAAGTTCGTGTCGCTATCGATCGTAAGACAGGCGAGTACGAAACCTTCCGTCGTTGGATGGTGGTTGAGGATGAAGGTCAGGCGCTGGAAAATCCTTTCCGCGAGATCACCCTGGAAGCGGCCCGTTACGAAAACCCAGAGATTCAAGTGGGCGAGTATATCGAAGATGAGATCGAGTCAGTCGTCTTCGACCGTATCACCACTCAAACCGCTAAGCAGGTAATCGTACAGAAAGTACGTGAAGCCGAGCGTGCACAGATCGTCGACCAGTTCCTGGAAAAAGAAGGCGAGCTGATCACGGGTGTGGTGAAGAAGAGCAACCGCGAGAGCGTCGTTGTGGATCTGGGTAACAACGCCGACGCCGTGCTGTTCAAAGAAGATCTTATCTCACGTGAGAGCTTCCGTCCTGGCGACCGTGTTCGTGCGCTGCTCTACGCCGTGCGTCCAGAGGCGCGTGGTGCACAGCTGTTCCTGACCCGTACCAAGCCAGACATGCTGATCGAGCTGTTCCGCGTAGAAGTACCGGAAATTGCCGACGAGATGATTGAGATCATGGGCGCCGCTCGTGACCCAGGTTCTCGCGCTAAGATTGCGGTCAAGTCTAATGATCGTCGCATCGATCCTATCGGTGCTTGTGTGGGCATGCGCGGCGCGCGTGTTCAGGCCGTGTCTAATGAGTTAGGCGGCGAGCGCGTTGATATCGTGCTTTGGGATGATAACCCAGCGCAATTTGTGATCAATGCGATGGCGCCGGCCGATGTGGCTTCTATCATAGTCGACGAAGATAACCATTCTATGGATATCGCCGTTGAAGCCGACTCGTTGGCGCAAGCTATTGGCCGTAACGGTCAAAACGTACGTTTGGCGACTCAGTTATCGGGCTGGGAACTAAACGTGATGACAGTGGAAGATATGCAGGCTAAGCATCAGGCGGAAAGCGCCAAGATTGTTAACCTGTTCGTCTCTGCACTGGATGTCGATGAAGATTTTGCTCAAGTACTGGCAGATGAAGGTTTTACCTCACTTGAAGAAGTTGCCTACGTACCTGAGTCAGAGTTGCTTGAAATCGACGGTTTCGACGAGGAGATCGTTGAGGCACTCAGAGAACGCGCTAAGGCTGCGATCTCTACACGGGCTTTGGCATCCGAGGAAGCACTTGACGGTGCTGAGCCAAGCGAAGATTTACTTGCCCTAGAAGGTTTAGAGCGTCACTTGGCGTATGTGTTGGCAAGTAAAGGCGTGATTACGCTTGAAGATTTAGCCGAACAAGGCATTGATGATTTGATCGAGATTGAAGAATTAACAGAAGAAAAGGCTGGTGAGCTCATTATGGCGGCCCGCAATATCTGTTGGTTTGGCGAAGAAGCTTAAGTCGATCAACAGAGGGGATTTTACAGATGGCAGATACCACAGTAGCAAAACTGGCCGAGGAAGTAGGGAAGAGTGCTGATCGATTAGTTGAGCAGTTTTCTGAGGCAGGAATTAAGAAGAGTAAAACAGATACTGTTTCTGAAGAAGAAAAGCAGAAGTTGCTTGAGTTTCTTAAGAAGCAACACGGCGGCGATTCAGCGCCAACCAAGATGACACTGCAACGTAAATCCATTTCGACACTGAGCGTGTCGGGTAGTGGTGGTCAGTCTAAAGATATCAAGGTAGAAGTGCGTAAGAAGCGTACCTTCGTCAAGCGCGACCCGGCGGCAGAAGCCGAGGCGGAAGCTAAGGCCAAGGCAGAAGCTGAAGCCAAGGCAGCTGCCGAAGCAGAAGCTAAGGCAAAGGCTGACGCGGAAGCCAAGGCGAAAGCTGAAGCAGAAGCCGCAGCAAAAGCTAAGGCTAAGGCCGAGGCAGAAGCTAAGGCGAAGAAGGCTGCCGAAGGTAAGCCTGCTGTTGAAGAAACAGCAGAAGAGAAAGCCGCCAAGGTGGAAGAAGCTCGCCTGTTAGCGGCTAAAGAAGCTGCCGCTAAGGCTAAGGCGGATGAAGAAGCTAAGGCTGCAGCCGAAGAAGCACGTCGTCTTGCCGAAGAGAACGAGAAGCGTTGGGCAGAAGAAGAGCGTCTGCGTAAAGAATCTGAAAACAGCGCCGATCACCATGTGACCACATCGACTGAAGCGCGCGCCGCCGAAGATTCGGCGGACAGAGATGCCGAGCGACGTGGTCGCCGTGCGCGTAAGCCTGCCGGTGGCAAGAAAGAGCCTATCGGCAAGAAGCGTGGCGGTAAAGAAGCCCGTGGTGGTCGTAACAACCGTAATCAGCGCAATGCGCCAGAGTCGATGGACCATGGCTTTAACAAGCCTGCTGCGGCCGTTACCCGTGACGTGACTATCGGCGAAACCGTAACGGTTGCCGAGCTGGCACAGAAGATGGCGGTTAAGGCGACCGAGATCATCAAGCAGATGATGAAGATGGGCTCTATGGTGACCATCAACCAGGTGCTGGATCAGGAAACTGCGCAGCTGGTAGCCGAAGAGATGGGCCACAAGGTGGTTCTGACTCGCGAAAACGAGCTTGAGCATCAAGTACTCGCCGATCGTGACGGCAACGTTAAGGTTGAGCCTCGTGCACCGGTTGTGACCATCATGGGTCACGTTGACCATGGTAAGACATCGTTACTCGACTATATTCGTCGCGCTAAGGTGGCTTCTGGTGAGGCGGGTGGTATTACCCAGCACATCGGTGCATACCACGTAGAAACCGACAACGGCATGATCACCTTCTTAGATACCCCAGGTCACGCCGCGTTTACCGCGATGCGTGCACGTGGTGCCAAGGCGACCGATATCGTGGTATTGGTTGTTGCAGCCGATGACGGCGTGATGCCACAGACCATCGAAGCGATTCAGCACGCTAAGGCGGGCGGTGTACCGCTTATCGTTGCGGTGAACAAGATTGATAAGCCAGAAGCGGATCCTGATCGCGTTAAGTCTGAACTGTCTCAACATGGCGTGATGTCAGAAGATTGGGGTGGAAACAACATGTTCGTTCACGTATCTGCCAAATCTGGTGAAGGTATCGACGAGTTGCTGGAAGGCATCTTGCTTGAAGCCGAAGTACTAGAACTGAAAGCGGTACGCGAAGGCATGGCTGCGGGTGTGGTTGTTGAGTCTAAGCTAGATAAGGGCCGCGGCCCAGTAGCGACCATCCTGGTCCAAGAAGGTACCCTGAAGCAGGGCGATATCGTTCTTTGTGGTCTTGAGTACGGTAAAGTCCGTGCGATGAAGGATGAGAACGGTAAGTCGATCACCGAAGCCGGTCCATCGATTCCCGTTGAGATCTTAGGTCTTTCTGGTGTGCCATCTGCCGGTGACGAAGCGACCGTTGTTCGTGACGAGCGTAAGGCACGTGAAGTGGCACTCTACCGTCAAGGTAAGTTCCGTGACGTTAAGCTGGCCCGTCAGCAGAAGTCTAAGCTTGAGAACATGTTCGCTAACATGACAGAAGGCGAAGTCCAAGAGCTGAACATCGTCCTTAAGGCCGACGTACAAGGCTCGCTGGAAGCGATTTCTGACTCACTCAACAAGCTGTCTACCGACGAGGTGAAGGTTAACATCATCGCCAGCGGTGTAGGTGGATTGACCGAGACAGATGCGACTCTGGCGGCTGCGTCAAACGCTATCATGGTTGGTTTCAACGTTCGTGCCGATGCACAGGCGCGTAAGACGATTGAAAGCGAGAGCGTTGACCTGCGTTACTACAGCGTTATCTATCATCTTATCGATGAAGTTAAGGCGGCGATGGGTGGCATGTTGGCACCTGAGTTCAAGCAAGAGATCATTGGTCTTGCCGAAGTGCGTGACGTGTTCAAGTCGCCTAAGATTGGTGCTATCGCAGGTTGTATGGTTACCGAAGGTACCATCAAGCGCAGCGCGCCAATCCGTGTACTACGTGACAACGTGGTGATCTTCGAAGGTGAGCTTGAATCACTGCGTCGCTTTAAGGATGACGTTAACGAAGTTCGTAACGGTATGGAGTGTGGTATCGGCGTGAAGAACTATAATGACGTCAAAGTTGGCGATCAGATTGAGGTCTTCGAAACGGTCGAAATCGCTCGAACCTTATAATACCAATCACAGTAAGTATGTGAGCAGAAATAGCGTATGAAAAACGTTTGAGAAAAGGCAGAATTTTTCGATAAGTAGTTAGACTACAATCAAAAATGCTAACGCAATTATCGAACGTTTTAATACGCTAGGATGATTAGCTATTTACTACGATTGGTATCAGTATCAAGGGGCGGCGCAAGCCGCCCTTTTTGTTCAGGCATGACCCAGAGTCAAGACGCGACCCAAATAGCAGCGGTTGCAGCTTTACCAAGCCGGTCACCTGTTTTTGAGATGGCAAAATATTATGGCAAGAGAATTTAGTCGTACTCGTCGCATCGCTCAGCAGCTGCAACAGGAGCTGGCTCAGGTGCTGCAACGGGACATCAAAGATCCGCGTATCGGTATGGTGACGGTCAACGACGTCGATGTATCTCGCGATCTGAACTACGCCAAGGTCTATGTCACCTTCTTCGAGGAAGACAAGGCGGTTGTAGAAGAGAAGCTGGCGGCGCTGGAAGCGGCTGCGGGTTATGTTCGCTCTCTGGTGGCGGGTCGTATGAAGCTTAGGGTTATGCCCGAAATCCGCTTCATCTATGATGCGTCGCTGATCGAGGGGATGCGCATGTCTAACCTGGTGAGTCAGGTGATCACCAAGGATAAGGCTAAGGCGGTTGAACACGGTCGTGAAGACGAAGAGCAGGACAATACCGAGCAGGACGATAAATAATGGCGCGTAAACCTAGAGGTCGCTTGGTCGACGGCATAGTGCTGCTGGACAAAGACACGGGAATGAGCTCCAACTTCGCCTTACAGAGAGTAAAGCGAATCTATAACGCCGCCAAGGCGGGTCATACTGGCGCGCTGGACCCTTTAGCGACCGGCATGCTGCCGATCTGCCTGGGTGAGGCCACCAAGT contains the following coding sequences:
- the rimP gene encoding ribosome maturation factor RimP yields the protein MATLESKLEQMLIAPVEALGHSLWGLEYVQAGKHSVLRVYIDNENGIFIDDCADVSRQISAVLDVEDPISTEYTLEVSSPGVDRPLFTAEQYARYLGETVKVQLTMPVAGSRNLKGTVAGVEGQMLTLTVDGNELIIALDNIRKGNLIAKF
- the nusA gene encoding transcription termination factor NusA — its product is MNKEILLVAEAVSNEKAVPREKIFEALEIALATATKKKYEGDIEVRVAIDRKTGEYETFRRWMVVEDEGQALENPFREITLEAARYENPEIQVGEYIEDEIESVVFDRITTQTAKQVIVQKVREAERAQIVDQFLEKEGELITGVVKKSNRESVVVDLGNNADAVLFKEDLISRESFRPGDRVRALLYAVRPEARGAQLFLTRTKPDMLIELFRVEVPEIADEMIEIMGAARDPGSRAKIAVKSNDRRIDPIGACVGMRGARVQAVSNELGGERVDIVLWDDNPAQFVINAMAPADVASIIVDEDNHSMDIAVEADSLAQAIGRNGQNVRLATQLSGWELNVMTVEDMQAKHQAESAKIVNLFVSALDVDEDFAQVLADEGFTSLEEVAYVPESELLEIDGFDEEIVEALRERAKAAISTRALASEEALDGAEPSEDLLALEGLERHLAYVLASKGVITLEDLAEQGIDDLIEIEELTEEKAGELIMAARNICWFGEEA
- the infB gene encoding translation initiation factor IF-2: MADTTVAKLAEEVGKSADRLVEQFSEAGIKKSKTDTVSEEEKQKLLEFLKKQHGGDSAPTKMTLQRKSISTLSVSGSGGQSKDIKVEVRKKRTFVKRDPAAEAEAEAKAKAEAEAKAAAEAEAKAKADAEAKAKAEAEAAAKAKAKAEAEAKAKKAAEGKPAVEETAEEKAAKVEEARLLAAKEAAAKAKADEEAKAAAEEARRLAEENEKRWAEEERLRKESENSADHHVTTSTEARAAEDSADRDAERRGRRARKPAGGKKEPIGKKRGGKEARGGRNNRNQRNAPESMDHGFNKPAAAVTRDVTIGETVTVAELAQKMAVKATEIIKQMMKMGSMVTINQVLDQETAQLVAEEMGHKVVLTRENELEHQVLADRDGNVKVEPRAPVVTIMGHVDHGKTSLLDYIRRAKVASGEAGGITQHIGAYHVETDNGMITFLDTPGHAAFTAMRARGAKATDIVVLVVAADDGVMPQTIEAIQHAKAGGVPLIVAVNKIDKPEADPDRVKSELSQHGVMSEDWGGNNMFVHVSAKSGEGIDELLEGILLEAEVLELKAVREGMAAGVVVESKLDKGRGPVATILVQEGTLKQGDIVLCGLEYGKVRAMKDENGKSITEAGPSIPVEILGLSGVPSAGDEATVVRDERKAREVALYRQGKFRDVKLARQQKSKLENMFANMTEGEVQELNIVLKADVQGSLEAISDSLNKLSTDEVKVNIIASGVGGLTETDATLAAASNAIMVGFNVRADAQARKTIESESVDLRYYSVIYHLIDEVKAAMGGMLAPEFKQEIIGLAEVRDVFKSPKIGAIAGCMVTEGTIKRSAPIRVLRDNVVIFEGELESLRRFKDDVNEVRNGMECGIGVKNYNDVKVGDQIEVFETVEIARTL
- the rbfA gene encoding 30S ribosome-binding factor RbfA; the protein is MAREFSRTRRIAQQLQQELAQVLQRDIKDPRIGMVTVNDVDVSRDLNYAKVYVTFFEEDKAVVEEKLAALEAAAGYVRSLVAGRMKLRVMPEIRFIYDASLIEGMRMSNLVSQVITKDKAKAVEHGREDEEQDNTEQDDK